A stretch of Hydractinia symbiolongicarpus strain clone_291-10 chromosome 9, HSymV2.1, whole genome shotgun sequence DNA encodes these proteins:
- the LOC130656531 gene encoding uncharacterized protein LOC130656531 produces MCIKCLNVAKASKECTKFPHQRQRSRCKDCGGGEICEHGRQRSTCKDCGGRDICKHERRRSQCKECKGGSICHHQRFRSRCKECGGGSICPHQRERAYCKECGVDKFVNIKGLGLSVKNAGEVRFATMKKGDPNVKDVAVEAFAPIKDRDPTVKSAKAARFAMGVKAYCKDCKGSQYCHHEKQNDIAPFATP; encoded by the coding sequence ATGTGCATCAAGTGCTTGAACGTAGCCAAGGCATCAAAGGAGTGTACAAAATTCCCGCATCAAAGGCAAAGATCCCGCTGCAAGGACTGTGGGGGAGGTGAGATTTGTGAACATGGAAGGCAAAGATCAACGTGTAAGGACTGCGGCGGTAGGGATATATGCAAGCATGAAAGGCGGAGATCACAATGCAAAGAATGTAAGGGTGGAAGCATATGTCATCATCAAAGGTTTAGGTCTCGCTGCAAAGAGTGTGGTGGTGGAAGCATCTGCCCCCATCAAAGGGAGAGGGCATATTGTAAGGAGTGTGGGGTAGACAAATTTGTGAACATCAAAGGTTTAGGTCTCAGTGTAAAGAATGCAGGGGAAGTCAGATTTGCCACCATGAAAAAAGGAGATCCCAATGTAAAAGATGTGGCGGTGGAAGCATTTGCCCCCATCAAAGACAGAGATCCCACTGTAAAGAGTGCAAAGGCAGCCAGATTTGCCATGGGGGTGAAAGCCTATTGCAAAGACTGCAAGGGGAGTCAGTATTGTCACCATGAAAAGCAGAACGATATTGCCCCATTTGCGACCCCCTGA